One window from the genome of Choloepus didactylus isolate mChoDid1 chromosome 2, mChoDid1.pri, whole genome shotgun sequence encodes:
- the GABRD gene encoding gamma-aminobutyric acid receptor subunit delta, whose amino-acid sequence MDAAAWLLPPLLLLCALQPRGTRAMNDVGDYVGSNLEISWLPNLDGLIEGYARNFRPGIGGPPVNVALALEVASIDHISEANMEYTMTVFLHQSWRDSRLSYNHTNETLGLDSRFVDKLWLPDTFIVNAKSAWFHDVTVENKLIRLQPDGVILYSIRITSTVACDMDLAKYPMDEQECVLHLESYGYSSEDVVYYWSENQERIHGLDKLQLAQFTLTSYHFTTELMNFKSAGQFPRLSLHFCLRRNRGVYIIQSYMPSVLLVAMSWVSFWISQAAVPARVSLGITTVLTMTTLMVSARSSLPRASAIKALDVYFWICYVFVFAALVEYAFAHFNADYRKKQKAKVKVTKRTAEVDVKRAIVLFSLSAAGVSQELAVSKRPGRVPGNLLGSYRSVEVETGATRKPAGPCLGGQGGLRALLKPIDADTIDMYARAVFPVAFAAVNVVYWAAYTL is encoded by the exons ATGGACGCGGCGGCCTGGCTGCTGCCCCCGCTGCTCCTGCTCTGCGCGCTGCAGCCCCGCGGCACCAG AGCCATGAACGACGTCGGCGACTACGTCGGTTCCAATCTGGAGATCTCCTGGCTCCCCAACCTGGACGGCCTGATCGAGGGCTACGCCCGGAACTTCCGGCCGGGCATCGGAG GGCCCCCCGTGAACGTGGCCCTTGCCCTGGAGGTGGCCAGCATCGACCACATCTCAGAGGCGAACATG GAGTACACCATGACCGTGTTCCTGCACCAGAGCTGGAGGGACAGCAGGCTGTCCTACAACCACACCAACGAGACCCTGGGCCTCGACAGCCGCTTTGTGGACAAGCTCTGGCTGCCCGACACCTTCATCGTCAACGCCAAGTCCGCCTGGTTCCACGACGTCACGGTGGAGAACAAGCTCATCCGCTTGCAGCCTGACGGGGTGATTCTGTACAGCATCCG AATCACCTCCACGGTGGCCTGCGACATGGACCTGGCCAAGTACCCCATGGACGAGCAGGAGTGCGTGCTGCACCTGGAGAGCT ACGGCTACTCCTCCGAGGATGTTGTCTACTACTGGTCGGAAAACCAGGAGCGGATCCACGGGCTGGACAAGCTGCAGCTGGCGCAGTTCACCCTCACCAGCTACCACTTCACCACCGAGCTGATGAACTTCAAGTCGG CCGGCCAGTTCCCGCGGCTCAGCCTGCACTTCTGCCTCCGGAGGAACCGTGGCGTCTACATCATCCAGTCGTACATGCCGTCCGTCCTCCTGGTGGCCATGTCCTGGGTCTCCTTCTGGATCAGTCAGGCTGCCGTGCCCGCCAGGGTGTCTCTGG GGATCACCACGGTGCTGACCATGACGACGCTGATGGTCAGTGCCCGCTCGTCCCTCCCGCGGGCGTCGGCCATCAAGGCGCTGGACGTGTACTTCTGGATCTGTTACGTCTTCGTGTTTGCGGCGCTGGTGGAATACGCTTTCGCCCACTTCAACGCAGATTACAGGAAGAAGCAGAAGGCCAAGGTCAAGGTCACCAAGCGGACGGCCGAG GTCGACGTGAAGCGCGCCATCGTGCTGTTCTCGCTCTCCGCCGCCGGCGTCAGCCAGGAGCTGGCCGTGTCCAAGCGGCCGGGCCGCGTCCCCGGCAACCTCCTGGGCTCCTACAGGTCGGTGGAGGTGGAGACGGGGGCGACGAGGAAGCCAGCGGGACCCTGCCTGGGGGGCCAGGGGGGCCTCCGAGCGCTTCTCAAGCCCATCGACGCAGACACCATCGACATGTACGCCCGGGCCGTGTTCCCGGTGGCCTTCGCGGCCGTCAACGTCGTCTACTGGGCGGCCTACACCCTGTGA